The proteins below are encoded in one region of Sphingobacterium sp. R2:
- a CDS encoding DUF983 domain-containing protein yields the protein MEKVKYELSEFKAAWQAKCPRCRIGHVYQGPAYGLKVQKMNSHCEYCGLRYEREPGYFYGAMYVTYAFAIAEMVTACMATYILTGNDSSFILYATVAIMSVVLMSPFNYRYSRIILMYWLTPGLRYDPNVKKKEVDVKASA from the coding sequence ATGGAAAAAGTTAAATACGAATTATCTGAATTTAAAGCTGCATGGCAAGCAAAATGTCCAAGATGCAGAATAGGCCATGTGTATCAAGGACCTGCCTACGGTCTGAAAGTGCAAAAAATGAACAGCCATTGTGAATACTGCGGTCTGCGCTATGAGCGTGAACCAGGCTATTTCTATGGTGCAATGTACGTAACCTATGCTTTCGCAATCGCTGAAATGGTTACCGCTTGTATGGCAACTTATATTTTGACCGGCAACGATTCTTCATTTATACTGTATGCCACAGTTGCTATCATGAGCGTTGTGTTAATGTCTCCGTTTAACTACCGCTATTCCCGTATCATACTGATGTATTGGTTAACCCCGGGCTTAAGGTATGACCCGAATGTCAAAAAAAAGGAAGTTGACGTTAAGGCTTCAGCTTAA
- a CDS encoding cysteine desulfurase family protein produces MKDIIYLDNNATTRILDEVWNEMTPYFIQNYANASSVYHQMGREANSAVQQARSDIAAALNCAPKEIFFNSGATESINTVIKGIFEKYQSKGKHIITVATEHKAVLSCCEQLAKKGAHVTYLPVDIQGMIALDDLRNAITEQTILVCIMAANNETGILAPITDIAKICTEKNVLFFCDATQAIGKVNIDLQQLNIDVLCLSAHKVYGPKGVGALYIRRKSKPIQISPLITGGGQENEFRGGTYNVPAIVGLGKAISIIHPALYSTVGRNRDLLEKLLSDIPEIIIHGGNVPRLPNTSYISFRHILAGEIMNACPKLALSSGSACVTGSREPSHVLMAMGQSKENALSAIRFSLSLLTTEEEIFHCAEMIKEAVKKIRDQSPIWQMYKDRLIK; encoded by the coding sequence ATGAAGGATATAATATATTTAGACAATAATGCCACCACGCGTATTTTGGACGAAGTATGGAATGAAATGACACCCTACTTCATCCAAAACTATGCAAATGCATCAAGTGTCTATCACCAAATGGGCCGTGAAGCCAATTCTGCGGTACAGCAAGCCCGCAGCGATATTGCAGCTGCGCTTAACTGTGCTCCGAAAGAAATATTCTTCAATTCTGGCGCGACGGAGAGTATCAATACCGTCATTAAAGGTATATTCGAAAAATATCAATCGAAAGGAAAGCACATTATCACCGTCGCAACGGAACATAAAGCCGTATTAAGTTGCTGTGAGCAATTGGCTAAAAAAGGAGCACATGTTACCTATCTCCCAGTCGACATCCAGGGGATGATTGCCCTGGATGATCTGAGAAATGCGATAACCGAGCAAACAATATTGGTCTGTATTATGGCGGCCAACAACGAAACAGGTATATTGGCTCCGATAACAGATATTGCCAAAATCTGCACCGAAAAAAATGTTTTATTTTTTTGTGATGCAACACAGGCCATTGGAAAAGTCAATATTGATTTACAGCAGCTGAATATTGATGTACTCTGCTTAAGTGCCCACAAAGTTTATGGACCAAAAGGAGTCGGCGCACTCTACATTCGGAGAAAATCTAAACCCATTCAAATTAGCCCGCTCATCACAGGTGGAGGCCAGGAAAATGAATTTAGAGGCGGTACATACAACGTCCCTGCAATCGTAGGACTTGGAAAGGCAATCTCAATCATTCATCCCGCATTATATAGCACAGTAGGAAGGAACCGTGACCTTTTAGAAAAGTTGTTAAGCGATATTCCCGAAATCATCATTCATGGAGGAAATGTACCGCGTCTACCAAATACAAGTTACATCAGTTTCCGACATATCCTAGCCGGCGAAATAATGAATGCCTGCCCAAAACTGGCACTTTCCTCTGGTTCCGCTTGCGTGACTGGATCCAGAGAGCCTTCCCATGTGTTAATGGCGATGGGACAGTCTAAAGAAAATGCATTATCTGCTATTCGATTTAGCTTAAGCCTATTGACCACGGAAGAGGAGATTTTCCATTGCGCGGAAATGATCAAGGAAGCCGTCAAAAAAATACGTGATCAGTCACCTATATGGCAAATGTACAAAGATAGGCTGATCAAATAA
- a CDS encoding iron-sulfur cluster assembly accessory protein has product MITVTDKAKTRIEEIMKDEQYDSNYFVRVAVESGGCSGLSYKLNFDNEEKKGDQFFEDKGVRVCLDIKSFLYLAGTELDYSDGLDGKGFEFHNPNASRTCACGESFSV; this is encoded by the coding sequence ATGATTACAGTTACTGACAAGGCAAAAACTCGTATCGAGGAAATCATGAAGGATGAGCAATATGACAGCAATTACTTTGTGCGCGTTGCTGTAGAAAGTGGGGGGTGCTCGGGTTTAAGCTATAAGCTTAACTTCGACAATGAAGAAAAAAAAGGTGATCAATTTTTTGAAGATAAAGGAGTGAGAGTCTGTTTAGATATTAAATCATTTTTATATTTAGCTGGTACAGAGCTGGATTATTCAGACGGTCTGGATGGAAAGGGATTTGAATTTCACAATCCCAATGCAAGTCGCACTTGCGCTTGCGGCGAAAGCTTCTCCGTATAA